Proteins encoded within one genomic window of Mustela erminea isolate mMusErm1 chromosome 21, mMusErm1.Pri, whole genome shotgun sequence:
- the LOC116581700 gene encoding translation initiation factor IF-2-like: protein MGMGDKGTRFSGKPRVLGNAPRQGRVFPETRSRPGGRRDPRRRGFTPAPRAAAGSPGARVRVPLGSVRAARAPRGLAVQAAGAAGITRLRRPRPTRSRPGPAQTRVPRRPRRPRSSCARGPRAPVGAWRRGWHVSPNAQVSSRGLQSDIFAPFLLVTASPTRVSRENLRTESAAPRPPRGRRSHRAGGGGRLPRATPAASSTKIRPRVTSEATRGGLDRDPEPPQPDGGIRASSAPSRRQAGSEDVQGLQLRSAARAAQVRPGHIRA, encoded by the exons ATGGGGATGGGAGACAAGGGGACGCGGTTTTCAGGAAAACCCCGTGTTTTAGGAAACGCTCCCAGGC AAGGGCGCGTGTTTCCGGAGACCCGGAGCCGTCCGGGAGGGAGACGAGACCCGCGGAGGCGCGGATTCACCCCCGCACCGCGGGCCGCGGCCGGGTCGCCGGGAGCGCGGGTCCGGGTCCCGCTGGGCTCGGTCCGGGCCGCTCGGGCCCCGCGCGGCCTCGCGGTGCAGGCGGCAGGTGCGGCGGGAATAACGCGGCTCCGGCGCCCCCGCCCGACAAGGTcgcgccccggcccg GCTCAGACTCGGGTCCCGCGTCGTCCTCGGCGGCCGAGAAGCTCCTGCGCGCGTGGACCGAGGGCGCCCGTCGGTGCCTGGCGCCGCGGTTGGCACGTGTCCCCGAACGCGCAGGTGTCAAGCCGCGGCCTTCAAAGCGACATCTTCGCGCCCTTCCTCCTGGTCACTGCTTCTCCCACTCGTGTTTCGCGAGAAAACCTGCGAACCGAATCGGCGGCGCCACGGCCACCTCGGGGGCGTCGGAGTCaccgggcggggggcggggggcgccttCCTCGTGCAACCCCAGCGGCTTCAAGCACCAAGATCCGCCCAAGGGTGACTTCTGAGGCGACTCGTGGGGGCCTTGACCGTGACCCCGAACCGCCCCAGCCCGACGGCGGGATCCGCGCATCCTCCGCCCCCAGCAGGAGGCAAGCAGGGTCCGAGGACGTCCAGGGTCTTCAGCTGCGGAGCGCGGCGCGGGCGGCCCAGGTGCGCCCGGGGCACATCAGGGCCTAG